GCGCATCGCCTCGGTGGTCAACGTCCCCGAAAGCTCGATCGCGCGTGAAAGCGACGTGGCGCTGCCCATACTCGCCGGTGTCGAGATCGGCGTCGCCTCGACCAAGGCGTTTACCTGCCAGCTGACCGTGTTGTTCCTGCTGGCGATCAAGGCCGCCACCGACCGCGGTGAAATCACGCCCGAGCAGCGCGAGGACCACCTGTCGCAACTGCGCCGCCTGCCGTCGCTGATTGCCGAGGCGCTGGAGCAGAGCGACGCGGTCCGCGAAACCGCGCGCAAACTGGCAAACGCCCGCGATGTTCTGTTCCTGGGCCGAGGTCCGCTCTATCCGCTGGCCCACGAAGGCGCGCTGAAACTGAAGGAAATCAGCTATATCCACGCCGAGGCCTATGCCTCGGGCGAGCTGAAGCACGGGCCCATCGCGCTGATCGACGAGAATGTGCCAGTGGTGGTCATGGCGCCGCGCGATGCGCTTTTCGACAAGACGGTCAGCAACATGCAGGAAGTCATGGCCCGCAAGGGCAAGGTGATCCTGATTTCCGATCGCGAGGGTCTGGCCGAAGCGAGCCAGGGCGTCTGGGATACGATCGAGATGCCGGATGTCTCGGATGCGGTGGCCCCGATCCTCTACGCGATCCCCGCACAATTGCTGGCCTATCATACGGCCGTCGCCAAGGGCACGGATGTGGACCAGCCCCGGAACCTCGCGAAATCCGTCACGGTGGAATAGATGGCCACGCAATTCGACCGCATCGGCGACGCGCATCGCGGGTTCATCGAAGCGCAGCATCTGTTCTTTTGCGGGACTGCCGCCGAGGACGGGCGCGTCAACATCTCGCCCAAGGGAATGGACAGCCTGCGGGTGCTGGACGAGACGCGGATCGTGTGGCGCAACCTGACCGGGTCCGGCAACGAGACCGCAGGTCACCTCAAGCGGGTCAACCGGATGACGCTGATGTGGTGCGGGTTCGAACGCCAGCCCATGATCATGCGGGCCTACGGCACCGCGCGCACGCTGCATCCGCGCGACGAGGCCTTCGACGGGCTGAACGCCCTGTTCGAGCCGTCGCCGGGCGCGCGGCAAATCTACGACATGACTGTCGACATGCTGCAGACAAGCTGCGGCTATGCCGTGCCTTTCTACGACCACGCCGGCCCGCGGGACGTGTTGAAGGACTGGGCAGAGGCGCGGGGCCCTGAGGGCATCGAGACCTATTGGGACGAACGCAACCGCACCACCATCGACGGTCTGCCCACAGACATCCTTCCGCCCGATGCATGACCCCTATCCCGGCGCGCCCGAAGCCCTGTCCGATCCGGCGCGCGCCGGTGGCTTGCGCGATACGC
Above is a genomic segment from Sulfitobacter sp. HNIBRBA3233 containing:
- a CDS encoding pyridoxamine 5'-phosphate oxidase family protein, producing MATQFDRIGDAHRGFIEAQHLFFCGTAAEDGRVNISPKGMDSLRVLDETRIVWRNLTGSGNETAGHLKRVNRMTLMWCGFERQPMIMRAYGTARTLHPRDEAFDGLNALFEPSPGARQIYDMTVDMLQTSCGYAVPFYDHAGPRDVLKDWAEARGPEGIETYWDERNRTTIDGLPTDILPPDA